Sequence from the Ochrobactrum vermis genome:
ACACGCTCAAGGCTGCATTGCAGCAGGTTGAGGTAAGCGAACAGACTTATTACAACTGGAAAAATGCGGCCGGGACAACAGCGGCCGCGCCTTCAAAGGTGTCTTCAAGCGACGATCTTGCAACCTTGGTGGCTCTTGAAGCTGAGAACCTTAAACTGCGCAAGGAACTGGCTGCGAAGCTGCGCACCGAAAACGAAGAACTGCGCAAGCGTCTCGGTAAGACTTGAGAAAGACGCGGGGCATAGCTCCTGCGCCAAGCGTCATCAAAAACAGGTGATTTCGCATAATGAAGTCACCTGTTTTGTTTCTAAGCGAAATCGGGAATTCTTGATCTCTCATTTGAGATGTCGTCCAATATTTTTTGCAAGACCACAAGCGAGGAACAACTCCGCGTAAGCTATGCAGCTATCAATTCTCCAGCCTGGGGATCATGCAGATTGTCTGCACTGTTGGATTATGACCAAGAGCGAATGATCCCTGAAGTAGCGTTTAACACCGTTCATCTAACCCGCATACGGAGCCGCTTGATGATCCTGAACCCCACTCAGGTCTAGGCAATCTATAAAGCCATGCAAGTCCTGAATGATAGAGGAGGTCAGCTGCTTGCTGCGACGTTATACACAAATCCCTTTTCCGCACCCCTATCGGTGCATCTCCGACGCTTGACCTAATCTTGATTTCCTCGCCATTTTCTCGTTAACTCTATAACGTTTCGCGAGTTTTTCGGGGGAGCATGCGATCACCCTCGTTCCGCTCGGACAGAATACGTGGGCTTAGCGCTGGCAGGAAGAAATGGACCCATAGAGCGACCCTCTGCGAAGACGACAACAATGCACCATCACGCGGCATGACTAAACGCTCGGGGTTGTGTCATTTTTGATTTTGATAAGTAGAATAGCGTAATTCTTTCGCTTCCTGGAGCAGTGTTGCCATCTCCAAAGCGGCTAAATCCTCATCATGCTTGAACACAGCATTCGCGACACGTTTGTGACGTGTGATCCATCGATCGTCCTCTTCACTCGTGGCCTTTAATCCTGAATGGAATAGATGACGCAGGCCAACCGAAATGAGTTGACCGAGAGAGACAAACAAACGGTTCCCAGATGCGGCAAGAATCGAGATATGGAAGGCGATATCCTGCTCCACCCTATCGTTGGTGTCCAGATAGGTCGCCATGCCACGCAAGGCGCGCCGGATTGCTGCTTCGTCTTCCGTATTGTAATGCCGCGCCGCCAATCGAGCAGCCTCCGGCTCAATCGTCATACGTAGCGCGTAGAGATCGAGGATCATTTTTTCTGTCTGAACGGGGTCTTGCAACGCCCATTCCAGAATCATGGGATCCATCATGTTCCAGCGTTCACCAGGGCGAACGACAACGCCAATTTTCGGTTTTCCTTCCACCAGGCCTTTGGAACTTAAAATCTTCAGCGCTTCTCGCGTGGCGGTTCGGGAAGCGTTGAAGGTCTGCCCGATATCGGTTTCGCTGCCTATGACAGTATCTGGCGGGTAGACACCCGAAACAATTCGCATACCCATTGTCGTCACGATTGTTTCATGAACTCCAACCGTAGAACTCTCGTTCTCTCCAGTGTCGCCGCGTCTTAGCTTCAAACCCTGCCTCCGATGTTTTGTCGAAAAAGGCATAGCCGAGTCAGAGGAAGAACACAAACAAGCCTATTTAAATTTTAATAATACTACACTTGACATTAATAGTAATATTATTAGGTTCTTGGCGATGGGAGGCGGTGCATTGCGGCGACTGTATCGACAGAACATCCTGTCAGACCTGCTATTTTTCGCGGCGCGGGGAGCGCCCTTTGAGGACCAAAATGAAAATCACAAAGCTCGAAACATTCGTCGTGGCACCACGTTGGCTTTTCCTCAAGGTCTCGACGGATGAGGACATTTTCGGCTGGGGCGAACCCGTTCTGGAAGGTCATGCGGAAACGCTTGCTGCGAAGATCCGAGAACTAGAAACCTTGCTCATCGGGCGTGATCCACTCCACATCGAAGACACATGGCAGATGATCTACCGCAATGGCTGCTATCGTGGTGGACCTGTGTTGATGAGCGCTATGTCCGGCATCGACATGGCGCTGTGGGACATCAAGGGCAAAACTTATGGACAGCCTATACACGCACTTATGGGCGGCAAGGTCCGCGACAGGGTGCGCACCTATCGCTGGATCGGAGGTGACCGGCCCGACAATCTGGTCACAGATGCCAAAGCCTTGATCGAAGCGGGTTACGATGCGTGCAAACTGAATGCTACCGAGGAAGTTCAATTCCTCGATTCCTATGCAAAGATCGACAGGATCGTTGCGAAACTGGCTGACCTGCGTGACGCGGTCGGAACCAGCATGGATTTGGCATTCGACTTTCATGGACGTCTGCATGCACCGATGGCCAAGATATTACTGAAAGAAATCGAGCCGCTGCGTCCGATGTTTATCGAGGATGCCGTCGTCTCGGCTCAGGTCGATCATATGGCCGACCTTGCCCGTTCGACTTTCATTCCGCTGGTAATTGGCGAACGGATGCACAGCCGTTACGAATTCCGGTCGGTCTTTGAAAAGCGTGCAGCTGGCATCGTCAATCCAGATGCCGCACATGTCGGTGGAATTTCGGAAATGGTACGCATTGGACATATGGCGGAAGCCTATGACGTTGCACTGGCACCGCACTGCCCGCTTGGCCCGATAGCACTGGCCGCCAGCCTTCAGGTGGATGCGATCTGTTACAATGCCGTCATTCAGGAGCAATCGCTCGGTATTCATTACAACAAGGGTGGCGATCTGAATGATTATCTGGCTCCCGAAAGCCGGTTCGAGGTAGAACGCGGCTTTCTCGCAATTCCCGATGGTCCGGGTCTCGGCATCGAGGTGAACGAGGATGTGGTCCGCGCCCGCGCCGTTGACGGCCATGCATGGCGGGCACCTGTTTGGCGCCACGCCGACGGCTCGATTGCCGAATGGTAACTCGCGGCAACGCTCTGGTTTTCCGCGATGTTTCTTCAGTGTGATCGGCTTCGCTCACGCAAATCACTAAGCCGGCAAATTTTCGGCAGAAAACTATCAGCAGTTCAATTGCCTGACTTCCGCGGTCGCAGTGTGCGATCGCAAGCGACGGGGCAGCGCCCCGTCATTTTCTTGAGAACAGGAGGAGCCTCATGATCTTGGAAGAAAAAATAATAAAAAAGATAACTTGGCGAATGATGCCCTTTCTGGGGATACTGTACCTCATCGCCTATATTGACCGCCA
This genomic interval carries:
- a CDS encoding FadR/GntR family transcriptional regulator, whose translation is MKLRRGDTGENESSTVGVHETIVTTMGMRIVSGVYPPDTVIGSETDIGQTFNASRTATREALKILSSKGLVEGKPKIGVVVRPGERWNMMDPMILEWALQDPVQTEKMILDLYALRMTIEPEAARLAARHYNTEDEAAIRRALRGMATYLDTNDRVEQDIAFHISILAASGNRLFVSLGQLISVGLRHLFHSGLKATSEEDDRWITRHKRVANAVFKHDEDLAALEMATLLQEAKELRYSTYQNQK
- the dgoD gene encoding galactonate dehydratase; translation: MKITKLETFVVAPRWLFLKVSTDEDIFGWGEPVLEGHAETLAAKIRELETLLIGRDPLHIEDTWQMIYRNGCYRGGPVLMSAMSGIDMALWDIKGKTYGQPIHALMGGKVRDRVRTYRWIGGDRPDNLVTDAKALIEAGYDACKLNATEEVQFLDSYAKIDRIVAKLADLRDAVGTSMDLAFDFHGRLHAPMAKILLKEIEPLRPMFIEDAVVSAQVDHMADLARSTFIPLVIGERMHSRYEFRSVFEKRAAGIVNPDAAHVGGISEMVRIGHMAEAYDVALAPHCPLGPIALAASLQVDAICYNAVIQEQSLGIHYNKGGDLNDYLAPESRFEVERGFLAIPDGPGLGIEVNEDVVRARAVDGHAWRAPVWRHADGSIAEW